The genome window GCCGCCGGGCCCCGCGTGCTTCCCTGGGCAGGAAGGAGGCGGGGAGGGTCCCTGCGGTCACCCATGCTGGGCTGGGTGTGGGGGCTCTCCCTGGCCACCTTTCTGCTCTGCGGGGGCTGCTGAGGTCCTTCTCTGCTGGGAAGGGTCCGTGCGGTCTCCCtggctcctccagctgcagagacGGGGTCGCTGGGTGCGCAATGTGGGGAGAGGCAGCGTGTGCCtgcgtgtgtgcgtgcacacTCCTGGGTGTGCCTATCTCCTGCCACCATCCCGAGGGGCCACAGCTGTGGTGCCCCCCTGCATTGCACCCACCTCCCTGCCTGGGGCCACTTGTAGTTATTTGCTCCTCCAAGTGCTGAATAtacatatttctcttttatttttcctccttttttttttttctctccacttttGGCTCTGCCCAACTCCGGACAGCCTGCAATGTAAAAccaagtgcattttaaaaataccgAAATGAGCTACATTGGAGATGCATCAATTGGATTAAGAGATTGTGGGTTGGGAGGCTGCAGCGTGGCCTGCGGTCTGTGCTGCGCGTCCCTCGGTCACCACCAGAAAAAGCCTTAtccggggagggagggggacagCGGCCGCAGCCCCCACAGCGGTGCGGAGTTTCTGAGGCTGGGGTGCTGCGTCCCACCCCCACGCAAAGCAGCGTTGGTGCCTCTGTGCAGCCCCAGGAGAGAACGGCAATTTCAGAGGCGGCTGCCTGACCTATTTTTGAGCTGCCTGCAGGTGCCCACTGCTTCCTGGGGCTCTGTGCATTGCCCAGGGGCTATGTACCTTGCTCTGGGGGCTCTACATGGCTCCAGGGGCTCTGTGCATTGCTCTGGGGGTGTGTACATTGCTCCAGGGCCTCTGTGCATTGCTCGAAGTCCATGTACACTGCTCCAGGGGCTCCATACACTGCTCCAGGGGCTCTGCACGTTGCTCTGGGGCTCCATACGCTGCTCCAGGGGCTCGGCGTATTGCTCTGGGGCTGTGTACACTGCTCCAGGGCCTCTGCGCATTGCTGTCATCTTGCAGCTTCGCTTAAAAAATGCTCCTGCTGCCGAAGCTGCTGCCCCCTCCCGTCCAGCCtcatgctgcctgcagcaggcaggctgcatCACTGCCACGTCGCAGCCTCCGTCAGCATCTCCGCGACGGCCACTCACTGCCTGTGTCACCGGACACACCAGCATCAGCCAGGGCCCAGCAGGCCCAGCACCGATGGCCTTTTGCTCCTGCAGCGCCTGTCCGGCCCCACAGGGACCCTCATCACCTGGGTGCAGGATGCACGGGGCAGGTGCTGCCCACCCTCACCAGCAGCCGGGGccaggcagcatccctgcctgcctcgGAGAAGTCGGGTCCCTGCACCCCGGCAAGCGCAGCGCTGCCACGGGCAATGTCCTGCTGTACATAGATCCTTTCGGGGTGGTTTTTAGCATTTGCATTGATAAcaggggttttggttttgtttggttttttttaaaagactctCTACTTTTGGAATGTGGTTTCTCATTTTTACAACTgccttttaattatttgtaatatTGGTCAGTTCTGTCTTACTCTGTAAATAGTGGTGCTGGGCATTTCCCGTGGAGCCGGGGGCTGAGCCGAGGCCAGCGAGGGATTTGCAAAGGCAAGGGGGAAAATTTGCTTGAGGTGTGGAGGTGGCTGATTCAGTCCTGGCCCCCACGCAGCCTCTTCCCCTGTCCTCCCCATGTGCCACTGCCCAGCCCGGGGCGAATCCTGAGGTGCTTCAGGCAAAGCCACGCTTGCCCCTGCCCTGTCTTCCTGCTTCCTCTTGTCAGCCCATGCCAAGGTCGCATGAAGGGCACTTTCTGCCCCGATGACAggccccctgcccgccccatcctgcacccctgTACCATGCCTGCTTGTCGTGTGATGAATAAAGGCCCTGCAACCCCTCACCCACGCCCTCGGTGCTGCCTTCCCATGCTGTGGTGGGGGGACCGTGATGCCTGTCCTGTCTGGGGAACCGGTGCTGCTGCGGAGAGGAGTGTGGGGTGGCTGGGCACCCATGAGTGGGGAAATACATCTAGAtcctgtccctctgtccccgCCATCCTGCCAGCTGCCCAGCCCACACATGGTGTCCCATCATCTCCTCACCTGCCTGTCTCTGCCCGACACCATCCCCATGTGCTGACCCTGACTGTGCCACGCCACCAAGGCTCCTTGTCATCGCCCATGGGTCCTCCGTGGCCTCACTGCCAGGGCTGTCACTTCACGTCAGACTCCTCTCAGCTCTGCGTTGTTCTTGTGATGCTGGTGTTTCTTATGCCTCCCCTGTCCCATCCTATCCTGCCCATCAGCTTACTCCAGCCTGCACGCAGACCCCACATCCCCATTCCCACCACTGCCCATGGCTTCTTGCCCTTGTGCCCATCGTGACCTGCAGGTCCCAGCCTCCTCCAGGCTCACTACATTAAACTGTCCCTCACTGAGTTCCTCCATTGCCCACCATGACCGACCCCTCCTTCTTTTGCTCCTCCATCATCCTTCATGTCCCATCCCTTTCATCCCCACTCTTGGATGCCCCATGTCCCATCCTTCCTTCTTGTTATCCTCCATCCTCAATTACATTCCTTTCTGCCTTCATGTGCTCTTCCATTGCCCACCATGTTCCATCCCTCTTTATTCTCCTCGTTCATCACCCACCTAACCCAACCCAGACCTCCTTTCTGTGCTCCTCCATCACCTACCCATCCcattcctccttcccttgcTCCATCACCCACCATATCCCATCCCTTTTCCTGTGTACCTCCATCCTTCATGTCCCACCcctccttctgctgctcctccatTGTCTACCCatcccatccctccttcctATGCTCCTGTCACCCACTGtgtcccatccctccctgccatCCTCTTCCATCACCCACCACGTcccatccttccttcctgtGCTCCTGCATCCTCCATCATGTCCTATCCCTTCTTGAGCTCCACTGTCACCCACCACCTCTCATCCCTCCCTGTTCTCTTCCACCCCTTCACATCCCATCCCTCCTTCCACACTCCTTCCAGAATGTGCTGTCATCCACTGtgtcccatccctcccttccatGCCATGCTCCTCCATTGCCCACCATGTCCCCTCCCGCCCTCCTGTGCTCCTGCATCCTATATTGCATCCTATCCCTCCTTATTGTTCTCCATCACCCACCACACCCCATCCCTTCTTCCTGTGCTCTTCCATCATCCACCACCCCCATCCCTTCTTCCTGTGCTCTTCCATCATCCACCAcctcccatccctccttcctgtGCTCCTCCATTGCCCTTCATATCCCACCTTCCTGTCTTCCTGTCACACTTGCATCCCATCCGTCTCACCTGCTCCTCCTTCATCCACCATGTCCCATTTGTtatcctcatcctcctcccacCATCTCCGCATGTCTTCTTTCTCCACCTCCACCCTGTCCCATCCATCCTCATCCAGCTTTGCCTCCAgttgctcttttcctttcatatcCCTCCTTATGTCAAAATCTCACCATCCCTTCTGATCCTCCATCAGCTCCCACCATTGTTCTGTCCTCCTGTACATCTTACCATCTTCTTATCCATGCTTATCCTCCATTAGTTCCCACCATCACCCCAATCTGTTTCAACATCCTTCACTTCTCATcttctccccatctttcttcatcctcttctaCCTCCTCTTGTCTCCTCATCGCCCTCACCCTCCTCCACTTCCCCATCCCAAAATCCACCCTAACCTCCCACCATTGCTCCATCCCTCCGGCTGCCAACATTGCCCAAtcccgcctcctcctcctccacccccacATTTCCAATCCCCTCCTTGTGTTTCTCCATTTCCCACCATCTCCTCATCCATCCTCCTCCATTGCCCCCTAAATgtctctccatccctcctgtCATCCTCATCCATCTCCCACTGTCTCCTCatccctcttcttcttccttcatctccatctccccctctctccttgTCCTCCACCACCTGCCATCTCATCTctccttgttttcctcttccattttgcCCAccttcttcatcctcctccacctcccacTGTCCCCCATCCTTCCCCATGCCTCAACACCACCCACtattttcctgctcttcctcATCCTCCACTTCCTACCATCTGCCCagtcctcctcatcctcctccaacctcttttcctcttcattgcCCATACCTCGTTGTCCTCCACTTTCCACCATCTCTCATACCTTCTCCCTCATGCTCCATCTCAATacttcttcttcctccacctGAGTCTCTCTATCCTTCCTGTGAACCTCCACTTCCCGTTGTTCCCCACCCTTTTTCATGCTCTTTCACCTCTTGCCCTGTCCCTCCTCATACTCGGCCTCTGGCTATCTCACCACCCCTTGTCATTCACCTCCCACAGCCTCCCTGTTTCTCCTCATACTCTTCCAcctctccccatctccccatccctccttaTCCTCCAAGTGTCCCACCTACTTCACAGatttcccctccaccccttcctGACCTCCAACCATCCTCCCTTACCTCACACCTTCCTTTCTCACTGTCCTTTCATTCTCCTTCACTTCGCAACTCCATCCTGACCTTTCATCTTCTCCCAGCCTGACCTCTCCCATTCATACTCTCCTCCATCCTCCCTGCACTCTTTTACTCCATACACATCTGACTCCTGCtgttattttctcctcttcctctttcccctgccTTGTATCCCATCCCTTACCAACCCAGGAAAGccaccaccagcacagccaTCCCTGATGCAAGCAGGAAGGGCCCTTACTGTTGGGGATGGGATGTGGGGCTAGGTTAGATGGAGAACCAGCCTCCCACCCCCACTACTCAAGGTACTTTCATAGTAGAGGTAATGGCCACAGCTTGCAGGCAGGGAGATTCATGCTGGACTACAGGAAACACTTCTCCCTAGGGCTGGTGCAGCTGGAACTGGTCACTGGGGAAGTGGGAGGATCTCTGCCCTTGGAAGGTTTCACAACTCAGCTAGATAAAGTCACCAATGTCCTGATTTAGCATTAGCAATAGCTATTTTGGAATATGGAGCTTAACCAGACCCCCTTGGGATCCCTTCAAGCACACACATCTTTGGGAGACTTCTCCAAGCAGTAGAAGATGTCCAAGAGGGGCAAGGAAGGCCAGACATGGCTTTGAATGCAGTGCTTGGAATGCTGCAGGACATGAGGAACTATCCCTGCCACTTGCAGCTGCTCCATGGTGCTCAAGCAAGACTACCCTATGCTGCTCAAGCAGAACCATCCCATGCTGCCTGAGCAGGACCACCCCACACTGCTCAAGCAGGCATCTTGATCAGGATCACAACAGCCTGCTTGAGCAGGACCATCTCATACTGCTTGAGCAGGACTGCTGCATGCTGCTTGAGCAGGACCATTCCATGCTGCTCAAGCAGGACCACCGCATGCTACTCCAGCAGGACCATTCCATACTGCTCAAGCAGAACCACCCTAATACTCCTCCAGCAGAACCATCCCATGCTGCTTGAGCAGCAACACACCATGCTGCTCGAGCAGGACATCTTCAGGCTGCTTGAGCAGGATCATCCAATGTAGCTTGAGCAGAACCTTCCTGTGTTGCTCAAGCAGGACCACCCCATGTAGCCTGACCTGGACCACTACAGGCTGTTCAAGCAGGATCATCCCAGGCTGCTTGAGTACCATGGGCCAGGCCAAAGTGGCTTCCTGAAAGACTGCCAGATCCCAGGCCAGTTAGCTATCCCTGAGATGACCCCTCAGACCCTAGAGCCAAGGACCCTTGCatcatctttgttttccttccctctggcTGGGCCATGCAGGGACATGGCCATCCCCTTCCAATGACCTTATGGCTGTACTAGGGCACCAGGCTGCTGGCACGGCTGCCAAGGGGAGGACAGGTCTCCTCTCCATTCCAAGGGAGCCCCATACCCTGAGGGACCTGCATGCAGGGCCTATTCAGAGCATCCCACATCACTCATGCACAAGAGCCAGCCAGTGTTGTTTGACTGCAGACTTTGCCTTGCAATGTTGGAGGCTCCCAGCCATCCCATGGAGGGGACCCTGCCCTTTCCAAGGGGATGTGTCTGAGGGACCATCCCACTGCAATacaggcagggacagggcagcCAGTGTCTTGATGGGGTGGAGGGTGACATTTGTAAAGCATTCCTGTCCACATCCCTTCCTGGCTGGTAAATCTGGGGGAGGGTGGAAGGAACTTGCTACCTGTGTTAGAAACTAGCTGAACTTGCGTGTGTCCCCAGGCTAGATTTCTTATTCCAAATGTTCAAACTGTTGTATATTGTACTGGGATTTTTACACTGAATTattgtagaaaacaaaaatttaaaccaACCAagtctgttaaaaaacaaacattaaaaatctctatgaaaaaataaataaaacctgtctTCAAGTCCTTTTCTTACAAAAGTGTCAGAGCAGTGACGTGTCTCCAGCAGTGGCTTTCCtgttcccagccctgcctgtcccagcCCCTGGGGACACCAGCTGTGGTGAAGATGCAGCTCCTGTGGTTTTGTAATGTCCTGGGCGATGAAGGAAACAGCCCCCATCTCGCAGCATCTGCCTGACTGTGGAGAGCCTGAGCCCCCAGCGTGAGGCTGCATGGGATGTTTGTCAGTGGCCCCCTTGGGTCCCCAAAAGCTGTGTCCCCACCACAGGGGCAGGGCACAGTTGAGGCCACGGGTGGGCAATGCCTGGAGCCCCATTTTGGGGTCCTGTATACTGAAGACATGGCTGGGGTGGGACaagctgctgcctgtccccactGAATCTGGAGGCAGCTCCCAGACGAGTCACCCACAGCCGTTCACCCTGGCCCGTGGTGCTGCAAGGTCCAACAGGTTTTTGCAGCAAACAGCCATTCCCTGGGCCAAATCCCAGCCCCGAGGCCTGAGCAGCTCAGAGGGCTTTGCGCTGGGGATGCATGAGACCACACCACCCTCTGGTGTCAGCGCCGACCTCAGCTCCCTGCCGGCCCTGCTGCAGCCATGTCCCTTTGCTCCCAGGTCTGCCTGGCTACCAGTGCATCCTTGCACCACCCCAAATCCTGCTCACTCGAAGCAGGCCCCATCCTGCTCCCAGCATACAGACATGCCCACATGGTGTGGGTCAGGACATG of Aquila chrysaetos chrysaetos chromosome 3, bAquChr1.4, whole genome shotgun sequence contains these proteins:
- the LOC115339393 gene encoding uncharacterized protein LOC115339393 isoform X1 gives rise to the protein MSYIGDASIGLRDCGLGGCSVACGLCCASLGHHQKKPYPGREGDSGRSPHSGAEFLRLGCCVPPPRKAALVPLCSPRRERQFQRRLPDLFLSCLQVPTASWGSVHCPGAMYLALGALHGSRGSVHCSGGVYIAPGPLCIARSPCTLLCTLLWGSIRCSRGSAYCSGAVYTAPGPLRIAVILQLRLKNAPAAEAAAPSRPASCCLQQAGCITATSQPPSASPRRPLTACVTGHTSISQGPAGPAPMAFCSCSACPAPQGPSSPGCRMHGAGAAHPHQQPGPGSIPACLGEVGSLHPGKRSAATGNVLLYIDPFGVVFSICIDNRGFGFVWFFLKDSLLLECGFSFLQLPFNYL
- the LOC115339392 gene encoding proline-rich extensin-like protein EPR1 isoform X2, with the protein product MSHPFHPHSWMPHVPSFLLVILHPQLHSFLPSCALPLPTMFHPSLFSSFITHLTQPRPPFCAPPSPTHPIPPSLAPSPTISHPFSCVPPSFMSHPSFCCSSIVYPSHPSFLCSCHPLCPIPPCHPLPSPTTSHPSFLCSCILHHVLSLLELHCHPPPLIPPCSLPPLHIPSLLPHSFQNVLSSTVSHPSLPCHAPPLPTMSPPALLCSCILYCILSLLIVLHHPPHPIPPSCAPPLPFISHLPVFLSHLHPIRLTCSSFIHHVPFVILILLPPSPHVFFLHLHPVPSILIQLCLQLLFSFHIPPYVKISPSLLILHQLPPLFCPPVHLTIFLSMLILH
- the LOC115339392 gene encoding leucine-rich repeat extensin-like protein 3 isoform X1, encoding MSHPFHPHSWMPHVPSFLLVILHPQLHSFLPSCALPLPTMFHPSLFSSFITHLTQPRPPFCAPPSPTHPIPPSLAPSPTISHPFSCVPPSFMSHPSFCCSSIVYPSHPSFLCSCHPLCPIPPCHPLPSPTTSHPSFLCSCILHHVLSLLELHCHPPPLIPPCSLPPLHIPSLLPHSFQNVLSSTVSHPSLPCHAPPLPTMSPPALLCSCILYCILSLLIVLHHPPHPIPSSCALPSSTTSHPSFLCSSIALHIPPSCLPVTLASHPSHLLLLHPPCPICYPHPPPTISACLLSPPPPCPIHPHPALPPVALFLSYPSLCQNLTIPSDPPSAPTIVLSSCTSYHLLIHAYPPLVPTITPICFNILHFSSSPHLSSSSSTSSCLLIALTLLHFPIPKSTLTSHHCSIPPAANIAQSRLLLLHPHISNPLLVFLHFPPSPHPSSSIAP
- the LOC115339393 gene encoding uncharacterized protein LOC115339393 isoform X2, translating into MSYIGDASIGLRDCGLGGCSVACGLCCASLGHHQKKPYPGREGDSGRSPHSGAEFLRLGCCVPPPRKAALVPLCSPRRERQFQRRLPDLFLSCLQVPTASWGSVHCPGAMYLALGALHGSRGSVHCSGGVYIAPGPLCIARSPCTLLCTLLWGSIRCSRGSAYCSGAVYTAPGPLRIAVILQLRLKNAPAAEAAAPSRPASCCLQQAGCITATSQPPSASPRRPLTACVTGHTSISQGPAGPAPMAFCSCSACPAPQGPSSPGCRMHGAGAAHPHQQPGPGSIPACLGEVGSLHPGKRSAATGNVLLYIDPFGVVFSICIDNRGFGFVWFFLKDSLLLECGFSFLQLPFNYL